In Entelurus aequoreus isolate RoL-2023_Sb linkage group LG02, RoL_Eaeq_v1.1, whole genome shotgun sequence, one genomic interval encodes:
- the adma gene encoding adrenomedullin a — translation MKLILQSFLYCCLAATVAHCALLEVDPKLKKRLSIWLGNRLRRDLDSRTVNTEQFVRQEDIRDTMLPYSSTDINVRTKRSKNSANQSRRQGCSLGTCTVHDLAHRLHQLNNKLKIGSAPVDKISPQGYGRRRRSFPDGGVTLKLEQGRLRPVWSTTDSQVHKLEALLRQT, via the exons ATGAAACTGATCCTCCAGTCCTTCCTCTATTGCTGCCTGGCGGCCACAGTAGCACACTGTGCGTTACTTGAGGTCgaccccaagttaaaaaaaag ACTCAGCATATGGCTAGGGAACAGACTCAGACGGGATCTGGACAGTAGGACTGTAAACACTGAGCAATTTGTCAGGCAGGAGGACATCAGGGATACCATGCTGCCATATTCCAG cactGACATCAACGTCCGAACCAAGAGGTCCAAAAATTCTGCCAACCAGTCGAGAAGACAAGGTTGTTCCCTTGGGACCTGCACGGTGCACGACCTGGCACACCGTTTGCATCAACTCAATAACAAACTAAAGATCGGCAGCGCCCCCGTAGACAAGATCAGCCCACAGGGTTACGGCAGGAGGCGCCGCTCCTTTCCAGATGGCGGAGTTACACTGAAGCTGGAGCAGGGCAGGCTCAGGCCCGTGTGGAGCACAACCGATTCACAGGTCCATAAGCTCGAGGCTCTGCTCAGACAGACATGA